From the genome of Streptacidiphilus sp. PB12-B1b:
GGGTCAACTGGCCCATGGTGAACGAGGACACCGTGCGCGAGTTCGCCGGCCACGTACGCACCTTCGCCTCCGACATCGAGGGCACCCACCAGCAGGCCACCGCCACCGTCAAGGCCATGGGCACGTCCTACCAGGCGAACTCCTACGACCTGCTGGTATCCAAGTGGGCCCACTTGTCCCAGGGCCACATGACCGACCTGCTCGGCGCCTGCGGCGCGCTGGCCACCGCGCTCGACGCGGGCGCCGACTACATCGTCACCATGAAGCTCAGCTGCATCGCCGAACTCACCGCCCTGGCGGTCTCCTTCGTCGCCGACCAGGCAGCAGCCGTGGCGACCCTCGGCCTCGCCGAAGCAGCCGAAGCCCTCATCGTCGAAGCAGCCGAACAGGCCGTCGACTACATGAAGCAGCTCCTCATCCAGTACATCATCGCCGAAGTCGTCGAAGCCGCCCTGACTCCGCTGCTCGGCGTCATCCAGAAAGCCGTCGCCGGCATGACCTACTCCGCCCTCGAGGACATGCTCGGCGTCTCCGGCAACGGCCCCGGCGACGGCTTCACCATCCACCCCGACGACCTGCGCGCCCACGCCAAGACCTTCGCCCAGCACGCCCAGGCCGTCCAAGGCCACGCCCAGACCTTCTCCGGCAGCATCGCGGGGCTGAGCTTCACATGAGCGAAGAGATAGCCCGCGCCCTCGAAGACGCCGCCAGGAAAGCCGAACAGGGCCTCTCCCACGACTTCGCCGATGCCTACCACAGCATCCTCAAGGACACCGAGAAGAAGACCGGCCAAGTGGCCGACAACGCCGCCACCAACGAGGCCGACACCGTCGACAACCTCACCAAATCCGCCGAAGGGAAAGCGGCGGGAGCAGGTTCAGATGAACTCACCCCCGGGCAGAGCGACGGCGAGGCAGGAACGCCACAGACACACAACGTCGGTCCTGGCGGGCCGGGAGTTCCTCCGGAAGGACCGCCCTGGCCCGCGGGGGACAACATAGCGGGCAGCGCACGCGGCAAGACTCTGCGCCCGGTCAACAAAAGGCACACCGTCTCCGGTGTGAAGGCCGGTCCCCCGAAAGCCGAGAACAGCCTTATTCTCCGGGGCCACGAGCAAGCGGTGAACGACGACATCGCGCAGATCGCGGCTGGGAATGCACAATGGGACCCCGAGACCCAGCGCTACACGATCAACGGGAGAAGCTACGGCATTGAGCCGTCCGGCACCGTGTTCCCGGCATCGGGTGACGGGATCGTCAATCTGAGCCGGAACGAGTACTCGGCTCTGAAGGAGCTCATCAAGGCAGGGGGCGATCCGGCGAAAGTGATGGCTTTCACCAGAGCGCCGCACTTCGTCAATGACCCGCAATCCATCGCCACCGCACTGGCCCTCTTCAATCGGATCTTCGCGTGATGTACAACTTCTTTCTCATGGGATCGCTGGCGACGGACCGCGTAAGGGCCACGCTGGCTCTTGCTTTTGCCGTCGCCCCCGATGATGTGGACGTCTCGGACGCGGACGACTACGAAAACCGGAACTGGGATGCCGCCGTGGGCTGCACGTACGAGCAGGCTTACGGTGACGTCACCTGGGCCCTGGAGGTCACCACGGCCGATGACCCACCAGAGCCCTTGTCCGAAGTGGGTCTTGCAGCCGCTCTGGCCGAGGGGCTGGGGCAGGTCGTGATCTGCCCGGCCCAGTCGTTCCCGCCTAGCGCCTACTGGCTGACAGCGCCTGGTGGGTTGCGCACTCGTGCGCGCCTCTACGAGTCGGACCAGGAGGACGCCGGGTACACCATCGACGCGGTGGGACAACAGGTGCCCGGCTTCCCCGATCTGCGGGTTGAGCAGCAGCCGGAGGTGATCCGGGAATGCCGTGTCCCCACCCCAGTGACCACGGCGTTCAGCAAGTGGCTGGGCGACCGGCAAGGGGCGGCCACCGAGGCGAGCCCCAGCGGCGCGGCGGATCCGGAGTGGTACGCCCGAACCCGCCTGGGTGCATGGGAGGCATTGGTGGTCCGGATGAAGTCGAACTGGCCCCCGGACGGCTGGTACCCGGCCGACTACTACCAGCAGGACCTGGAAACCCGCGACGCACTGGACGCTCTCCTCCCCGGCCTCGACCCACAGGTTGCCGGGGCTCTCACCATCGCCTTGGCCCAGGTCGACGATGACTTCCGAACGGGGACCGCCGACGACGAGGGGGCGGCCCTGAGCGATGCCCTCGCGCTGCCCCGTCTCGAACTGGCACTCCGCGGCTGGTGGTGGCAGCGGTGCCCGGACCCACTGCCCTGGGACGGCACCGCCGGGCACTGAGGCCGGCGGCCAGCGGCCGGAGTGATGATGGGTATGACGACCCGGTACCGCTTCCGGAACTACGCGATCGCCCGTGACGAGACGGCAGCACCGACGTACGCCGCCGAGTGCGTCACTGGCGACGATGCCGACTGCGGCGAATCCAGCAGCGAGCACGTGACGCCGGAGGACGTCGAGACGTGGCTTGCCTGCCACCGGCGGGACACAGGGCACACACGCTTCCGCCGGAACGGGCAACTGCGTACGGGTGGAGGTGGGTCGCCCCCTGGACTCTGCCCCAACCGCTAGCGTTTCCGCAGCTCAGCGAGCCCTTCGGTCAATCCCTTGACTGCTGCATCCATAGCTCCCATACGCTTGCAGAAGGTGAAGCGGACCTGGGTGCGGCCGGCGTCGGGGTCGTCGTAGAAGACGGAGTTGGGGATGGCGACGACGCCGCAGCGTTCGGGGAGGGCGCGGCAGAAGGCGTAGGCGTCCTTCTCTCCGAAGGGGGTGATGTCGGTGGTGATGAAGTAGGTGCCCTGCGGGGTGAAGACGTCGAAGCCGGCCGCGCGCAGGCCGTCGGCGAGGAGGTCGCGCTTGCGCAGCAGGTCGGTGCGCAGGGTGGTGAAGTAGGCGTCGGGCAGGCGCAGCGCCTCGGCGACGGCGTACTGGAACGGGCCGGCGCTGACGTACGTCAGGTACTGCTTGGCGGTGCGGACGGCGGCCACCAGCTCGCGGGAGGCGGTGACCCAGGCCACTCCGTCTTCATCCACCCATGCACGCTGCCCGAGCTGCTGCCTCCGCGGTCAGATGGGGAGGTCATCCGGCAGGAGGCGGAAGGACTTGTGACGGCCCAGGGGGCGCAACGCGCGAAAATCACGGCGGTCGAGCGTGAGGACGGCATCTGTGTCGTACTCCGACGCCAAGGCCACGTTCACCGCATCCGCAAGGTCGAGGTTGAATGATCCGTAACGGGCGCGCAGCGATTGCGCAGCGCCGAGATGCGATTCGGTGACCTCGGCCACGAGGACGCGGCCCACGCGCATCCAGCGCCGGATGTCGTCGACCGCGCTGATCGCAGCGTCCCGTCCGAGCTCCCGGGTGGCGACGTGATCGAGTTCGGCCAGCAGCAGCGGGGACATGACCAACAGGCCTGCGGCCATGATGGCCTCGTTCGCTCCCTGGTGCTCAGGGTGCGTCGAGTCCAGTGCGGCCAGCAGGCCCGACGTGTCGGCGACAACAACGATCACGCGGCGGCGTCCGGCGCGGTCCCGCGCTTGGCGGCCTCGGCCACCGCCTCCTGCACGTCCTCCTTCGAGGGCGTGCGGCCCGACCCCTCGAAGGTGCGGGAGAACAGGGGCTCATCCCAGACGCGGTTGGCCATGGCGGCCAGGTGGATGCCCTGTCGAATGATCTCGGCCTCGCTGATGCCGCGACGTGCAGCCGCCTCCTTGATGATGGTGAGATCCTCAGGATCCGCGTAGACGTTCGTTCGCTTCATGGACATGTACCAAGACTAGTACACGTCCCACGGGTGGTCCATATCCTCTA
Proteins encoded in this window:
- a CDS encoding PIN domain-containing protein, producing MIVVVADTSGLLAALDSTHPEHQGANEAIMAAGLLVMSPLLLAELDHVATRELGRDAAISAVDDIRRWMRVGRVLVAEVTESHLGAAQSLRARYGSFNLDLADAVNVALASEYDTDAVLTLDRRDFRALRPLGRHKSFRLLPDDLPI
- a CDS encoding CopG family transcriptional regulator; amino-acid sequence: MSMKRTNVYADPEDLTIIKEAAARRGISEAEIIRQGIHLAAMANRVWDEPLFSRTFEGSGRTPSKEDVQEAVAEAAKRGTAPDAAA